The Juglans microcarpa x Juglans regia isolate MS1-56 chromosome 2D, Jm3101_v1.0, whole genome shotgun sequence DNA window cacatgaaaaaaattaattttttaataataaatcacactctttttcaaaagaattatacagcacttatacatatatgattgtatttaacattacttattttattataaaagctTCAAAACATTAATGACTTTTTAGCTAAATAGTTTGGATTATTATTTATCCTCAATATAAATTTAAgggaaattataattttaagaatcCGAAAAATATCTATCTAGAGGATCAGCTCTTTATCCAAAAAACTATTGCTACCATCCCATACCATAAACTAAAGAAATCTAATCATATTGTATTATCCATATAAGGTCCCATGCTTTGACTTGCTTTCCAATTTACAAAGAGTTCGATAGTCCATTTATCAATTgaatttttctctatttttttaatcgaATTAAATGATTCAATAAAGATTGAGATAGATATAAATTTAGGTtctgtttggatataaaaatactctcaattcatctcatctcattattataaaattttaaaattctcatataaaatataataaataatttaattttttcaaattctaaaataataataatataaaaaaataatattctaacaatattttattaaactcatctaaaattatctcatctcattatctaaatcaGCCCTAAATAATCTTTTGAGGTTTACTAAACTTTatcctaaaattaaataatttggtGATGCTTTTTTCAAGGACCTATACGAATTATCCAAATCTATTTTTATGAAGTGCATAAGGATGCTTTcctaattaaatttttgaaatttcaatttctaCCCAAAGCCCTAACTTAATgctttttacttattttattattattttttaaaaaaatagaattcacTTTGAATAAGTAATacattttaagtttattttcatttaaatggtTAACttaagaaatcattaaaaaaaatatgaatgggacttgagaatataattttttttttaaagatatttataaaagaaaattttgttggaagatattttaataaataattagaatatataaaaaatagaaaataggaaaaaccCGGGGAAGAGGGAGAGTGAACCCTGCTCCTCACATTTTTGGCCACCTCCATAGTGGCTTGGATGGAGCTCGACAGGTAGCCAATCCTCGATTCTTTAGTGAACCGGCTCGATCGTCTTTCTTTGATGCTCCATTCGAGCCACCATGAAAGCGGCTCGTGGTGGCATGCCAATCCCCAGCGTTGAACCCggacggttttttttttttggtttttgattattttaaggttttgtatctctcttttttacatttttttttttaaattcttttgggCGTGTTTTTGAAATTGTGAAGAGCTTTTAATTTAGGGAAAAGCTACTTTGTCCATTTGATTTGTTCACTTATTTTGATTGctggtattttttatttttttattattattattttttatttagtgattaaaacagtaattttaagtgtattagtatattttttttatttttttaaaaaataaaaatatattaaaaaaagtgaaaaaaaaaaaatagactagaCAACGCGCCTAACTATAAATACTGAACGGCAAAGTGCCCTTTAATTTATTATGGTCAAGTGCGTGAAAACAGGGGACGAAAGGACTGTCAACTGACTGGAGTTGGGGGATAAttaaataatagagaaattttatttggggCCTACACGTAATGGATGaggataaaattaaaaaaaatataattttaaaatgaatattattataattttaaatataactatGTGATTTGAGAACGGTGTATGGCCTTAATTCTTTATAATAATCCCTCTAAATAAATGTATATCCGTACAATCTTAATTCTCTCCtcaaaaaggaaattaaacaaaaaaatctccctctcgtctcgtctcgtctcgtctcaAATACTCAACCCCACAGGCAACACAGTATAGTCCCAACCGTCGCTGCTTTTCTCCATATTCCCACTGTCAAAGCCGAAGCCCCTTCCATTTTCCCCcttccttcttctccttcccttcctctcctctcccttcCTTTCCCACCAAGCAAACCCCCAACCAACTTTCCTTCCCGAATCCCCATCCGTCGCATGTATTCACCACCTCGACTACTTCATCTCCAACCATACCCATCTTCCACTTCCTAACCCAGCCATTACCCCCAAATGAATCCCCCCACCACCTCTCTTTCATCGccaccctcctcctcctcctcctcttcttcttccccacaAACCCTCCTCGCCCTCATCAACAACATGCTCTCcatcctcctcctctcctccctTACCATCAAATCCTTCACCGGTCGCTGGCAGGTTATCCACTCCAAGCTCACCTCCCTCcgttcctctctctcctccctctcctcctcccctCACTGGTCAGAAAACCCTCTTCTCCAGTCTCTCCTCCCCTCCCTTCTCTCTACTCTTCAGCGCCTCAGCTCCCTCTCCGACTGTTGCTCCCTCTCCTCCTTCTCCGGCGGCAAGCTCCTCATGCAGAGTGACATCGACATGGCTTCCGCTTCTCTCTCCCACTCCCTTCACGACCTCGACTTGCTCCTCAGATCCGGTGTCCTCCACCAATCCAACGCCATCGTTCTCTCTCACCCGGGCCCCTGCTCTTCCAAAGATGAATTGTCCTTCTTTACCAGAGATCTTTTTACCAGGTTACAAATCGGAGGAATCGAGTGTAAGACAAAGGCTTTGGAATCCTTGCTTCAACTTCTCTCCGACGATGAGAAATCCGCCAGTTTGGTTGCCAAAGAGGGAAACGTGGGGTATCTGATTCACCTGCTGGACTTCAACAACTATGGCCAGAACTCGATCCGAGAACATGCTACGGCGGCCATATCAGTGCTCGCCTCTGCAAACGACGAGTCAAGGAAGTGCGTGTTCGAAGAAGGTGGTCTGGGGCCTTTGTTGCGGATTCTGGAGACTGGGTCAATGGTCCTTAAAGAGAGAGCTTCGGCTGCGGTAGAGGCCATCACCGCAGATCCCGAGAATGCGTGGGCCGTATCGGCGTACGGTGGCGTTGCGGTCCTCATCGAAGCCTGTCGATCTGGGTCTCTAGTGACTCAGACGCACGCTGTGGGTGCGATTAGAAACGTGGCTAATGTGGAAGACATCAAGAACTCTCTAGCAGAGGAAGGAGCGGTACCTGTACTAATTCAAGTATTAGGCTCGGGCGCCACAAGCTCCGCGCAAGAAAAGGCTGCGAATTGCCTAGCCATATTGGCCTCTTCCGGCGAATATTTTCGCGCATTGATAGTACAACAACGCGGATTGCAGAGATTAATGCATTTGATGCAAGAGGTCTCAAACTCGGACACACTGGAACCCGTTCTGCGGGCTATAAGCTCTCTTTCCGGATTAGATCCCTCGGCTCGGCTTCTGTCTTCATCGACCACATTCATTATACAGTTAGGCGAATTTGTCAAGCACGGGAACGTTGTCCTGCAGCAAATATCGGCGTCTTTGCTGGCCAGTTTATCAATCAGCGACGGTAACAAGCGAGCCATTGGTGGTTGCATGGGTTccttggtgaagctaatggagTCGCCTAAGCCGGTGGGATTACAAGAGTCTGCGGCGGAGGCGCTGGTGTCCCTGTTGACAGTAAGATCGAACAGGAAAGAGTTGGTGAGGGACGAGAAGAGCGTGATGAGGCTGGTGCAGATGCTGGACCCGAAGAACGAGGCGGTGTATAGCAAGAAGTTTCCGGTGATGGTGGTGGCGGCGACGGTGGGAGGAGGAAGCAGCCACGGGTGTAGAAAGAGGCTGGTGGCAGCTGGTGCTCACCACCACTTGCATAGGCTGGCGGAGATGAAGGTTGCCGGTGCCCACAAGGCCTTGCAGAGACTTTCCGGCAATAGGATCATCAACACCATCCTCGGAAGGACTTGGAGGGAATAAGCAACAAAGTAACTAACCCCACCCGccaaaaaaaggtaaaaaagttCGG harbors:
- the LOC121248601 gene encoding protein ARABIDILLO 1, producing MNPPTTSLSSPPSSSSSSSSSPQTLLALINNMLSILLLSSLTIKSFTGRWQVIHSKLTSLRSSLSSLSSSPHWSENPLLQSLLPSLLSTLQRLSSLSDCCSLSSFSGGKLLMQSDIDMASASLSHSLHDLDLLLRSGVLHQSNAIVLSHPGPCSSKDELSFFTRDLFTRLQIGGIECKTKALESLLQLLSDDEKSASLVAKEGNVGYLIHLLDFNNYGQNSIREHATAAISVLASANDESRKCVFEEGGLGPLLRILETGSMVLKERASAAVEAITADPENAWAVSAYGGVAVLIEACRSGSLVTQTHAVGAIRNVANVEDIKNSLAEEGAVPVLIQVLGSGATSSAQEKAANCLAILASSGEYFRALIVQQRGLQRLMHLMQEVSNSDTLEPVLRAISSLSGLDPSARLLSSSTTFIIQLGEFVKHGNVVLQQISASLLASLSISDGNKRAIGGCMGSLVKLMESPKPVGLQESAAEALVSLLTVRSNRKELVRDEKSVMRLVQMLDPKNEAVYSKKFPVMVVAATVGGGSSHGCRKRLVAAGAHHHLHRLAEMKVAGAHKALQRLSGNRIINTILGRTWRE